The sequence GCGTGGCTGCGACCGCGCCGGCTACCGCGGAGATGTGATCATCGAGGCCTATGCGGCTGCGATCCGTATCGACCGAGTCGAGTCCTGGCAGTGTCACGGCCGTCACATGATGGCCGCGGTCCCGCAGGTCGGCCGCGACCGACTCCCAGGCCCACGCGCCGAGCCAGAAACCGGGAACAAGGACGATGTGCGCTTGCGTGGTAGCGGAAGTTGTCATCTGCCTCGCCACTCAGTACACCGGGCCGGTGTACTTCTCGCCGGGACCCTTGCCGGGTTCGTCGGGATGCGACGATGCCTCACGAAATGCGCGCTGCAGTGCCTGCAATCCCTCGCGGATGGGTCCGGCGTGCGGTCCGAGGTATTCGATCGAGGCAGTGACCAGGCCGGCGAGTGCGGTGATGACGCGCCGCGCCTCGTCGAGGTCGAGGTGCGGGCTGGACTCGGGGTCCGGATCCGACAGGCCGAGCTTTTCGGCCGCCGAACTCATCAGCATGACCGCCGCGCGGCTGATCACCTCGACTGCGGGCACTTCGGCCAGCTCACGCACTTCGGTATTCTGGTCCCCGTTGTCATTCAGGCCACCGCCGGTAAGGGCGTCGTCGGAGTTCTGCGTCATGCGGAAGAGCTTTCCATCTCGGCGTTCACCCGCAACGCGCCGGTGTCGATTAGCCGACGAGGTGCGCAAATGTTACCCTTGACCCAACGACCGCCTTCGGATTTTGTCGGGGGCAGCAAGTGGAGTCCGACTCCCACCTCTGCGCGGCAGTGAAACTGCAGTTCAGTGGTCCGGTCACCTGCTTCGAGGCGTGCCTCGATTCAGGTTCCTCACGCGAGGAGATGGTGGAGCGGCGCAAGCCGTGAGATTGTCTGATCGGTCGACATCGGGCCCCGCATGGTGAATTTTCACCGCAGCGGGGCTTTTTTGTTGGGAATCCGGGCGTACGGGCTGCTGGCGGTCTCGAGACCAGACCGTTCAACCTAGGAGGCCCCATCAGCACTGAGACCCGCATCAACGATCGCATCCGAGTTCCCGAGGTCCGCCTCGTCGGACCCGGAGGTGAACAGGTTGGCATCGTGCGTGTTGAAGATGCACTCCGCTTGGCCCTCGAGGCCGATCTCGACCTGGTCGAGGTGGCCCCCGACGCTCGCCCGCCGGTCTGCAAGATCATGGACTACGGCAAGTTCAAGTACGAGGCAGCGCAGAAGGCGCGTGAGTCGCGGAAGAACCAGCAGCTCACGGTCATCAAGGAGCAGAAGCTCCGTCCGAAGATCGACGATCACGACTACGAGACCAAGAAGCGGAATGTCGTTCGCTTCCTCGAAGCCGGGTCGAAGGTCAAGGTCACCATCATGTTCCGTGGACGTGAGCAGTCGCGGCCGGAACTCGGCTTCCGGTTGCTGCAGCGTCTCGGTGCAGACGTTGCCGATCTCGGGTTCGTCGAGACGTCCGCCAAGCAGGACGGCCGGAACATGACGATGGTGCTCGCTCCGCACAAGGGCGCGAAGACACGCGTCAAGGCACAGGAGAGCGCAGCGGCGCCTCCGGCTCAGCGTGCAGTTCCGGCGCCGGCCGAACAGGCGCCGTCGGAGCCGGCGGGCGGAAGTACGCCCGGCGAAGCGCCCACCAGCTAGTCCGACTCCACCAGCACGATCCGGATGTTCAGAGATCCGGAAACACAGAACTGAGGACTCCATGCCCAAGTCGAAGACCCACAGCGGCACCGCGAAGCGATTCAAGGTGTCCGGCACCGGAAAGATCCTGCGCCAGAAGGCCGGTCGCCGCCACTTGCTCGAGCACAAGCCCACCAAGGTGACTCGTCGCCTCGATGGCACGGCTGTCGTCAGCAAGGCTGACACCCCGCGCATCAAGCGCCTGCTCGACATCTGAGTCGACACCCCTTTTACTGACCACCCGGGGCAGCTAACCGCCCCAAGATTGACAGGATTTTTCAGTGGCACGCGTAAAGAGGGCGGTAAACGCCCAGAAGAAGCGTCGTTCGATTCTCGAAGCCTCCAGCGGCTACCGCGGACAGCGCTCACGTCTGTACCGCAAGGCCAAGGAACAGCAGCTCCACTCGCTGACCTACGCCTACCGTGACCGTCGTGCGCGCAAGGGCGACTTCCGCAAGCTGTGGATCACGCGTATCAACGCTGCTGCACGTGCGAACGACATCACGTACAACCGTCTGATCCAGGGTCTGCGTCTCGCGGAGATCGAGGTGGACCGCAAGAACCTGGCCGAGCTCGCCGTGTCGGACGCCGCTGCGTTCGCCGGTCTCGTGGCTCTCGCCAAGGCAGCGCTCCCGGCTGATGTGAACGCTCCGGCCGGAGAAGCAGCCTGAGTCTCGCACCCCGCAGTTCAGCAGACCGGAAACGACCCGTGGACCCGCTCACCGAGCGCACCCCGCGGGTCGTTTCTGCTGTGAAGCTCCTGCGCACGGCGGAACGGCGCAAGGCAGGGCGGTTCCTCGTGGAGGGGGAGAACGCGGTGGGGGAGGCGCTGGGTACCCGCGCCGTGCACGATCTCTTCTACACCGAGGGCGCGCTGCAGCGGTACGCCGAGTTGATCGGCCGGGCCGAAACCATCGGAGTTCGGACGTCGCTGGTGACGGACCGGGCGGTGCGTGGTCTCAGCGACACGGTCACTCCACCCGGACTGGTCGCCGTCTGTGACCTCCTCGACGTTCCGCTGCCGGAGGCGGTGGGTCCGGGGACGCGGCTACTTGCGGTCCCGGTCGCGGTGGCAGAACCGGGCAATGCAGGGACAGTTATCCGGGTAGCCGATGCGGTGGGTGCAGACGCTGCCATTCTGGCGGGCGACAGCGTCGACCCGCACAACGGGAAGTGCGTTCGCGCGTCCGCGGGCAGCTTGTTCCATCTTCCGCTGGTGCGTGAGCGGAATACGGCTCTTGTCCTGGACGCGATCAGCGCGGCAGGCATCCAATTGCTTGCCACCGCGGCGGACGGTGAAGTAGACCTCGACGACGCCGACGACCTGTTGTCGCGCCCGACGGCGTGGTTGTTCGGGAACGAGGCCCACGGCCTCGACGTGAACGTGGCGGCGAGGGCGGATCACCGGGTGCGCATCCCGATCCACGGCCGTGCCGAGAGCCTGAACCTGGCGACCGCGGCAGCAATCTGCCTGTACTCGAGTGCGCGGGTCCAGAACCGCACGCGAACCGACAGCTGAAACCGAAAATTTCGATCGCATAGGATTCTCCCGAGGAGCCGTTTCGGCTCGTCGAGAGTCTGCCGAGAAGAACTGAAGGAGTGGCACCGGTCGTGGCTAAAAAAGAGGGCGCTGCGTCACCCGAGGTCGATGCGAGTGCGCTCACCGAAGAGGCCTTGACTGCGGCAGTGGAAAACGCCGAGAAGGCATTCTCCGCCGCTGCGAACCTGGACGACCTCGCCAAGGCGAAAGTCGACCACATGGGTGACAAGTCGCCCATCGCCCTCGCTCGCCGTGGACTCGGAGCCCTTCCGGGCAAGGAGAAGGCCGACGCAGGGAAGCGCGTCAACGTCGCCCGCACCCGGATCAGCGTGGCCTTCGACGATCGGCGCGCCGTGCTGCTGGCCGAACGTGATGCCGCAGTGCTCGTCGCCGAGGCCATCGACGTCACGCTGCCGTCGCAGCGTCAGCCGGTAGGGGCCCGGCACCCGATCAGCATCATCTCCGAACAGGTCGCGGACGTGTTCGTGGGTATGGGCTGGGAGGTCGCCGAAGGCCCGGAAGTAGAAACCGAGCACTTCAACTTCGACGCGCTCAACTTCCTTCCCGACCACCCCGCGCGGACGATGCAGGACACGTTCCACATCGCCCCGGAGGGGTCGCGTCAGGTACTGCGCACGCATACGTCGCCGGTTCAGGTGCGCACGATGCTCTCCCGGGAACTTCCCATCTATGTGGTGTGCCCCGGACGCACCTTCCGCACCGACGAACTCGACGCCACACACACCCCTGTCTTCAATCAGGTAGAGGGCCTCGCCGTCGACAAGGGCCTCACTATGGCCCACTTGCGGGGCACGCTCGACGCCTTCGCCCGGGCGCTGTTCGGCTCGGACACCCGAACCCGGATGCGTCCCAACTACTTCCCTTTCACGGAACCCTCCGCGGAGGTGGACGTCTGGTTTCCGAACAAGAAGGGCGGCGCCGGTTGGGTCGAGTGGGGTGGCTGCGGGATGGTCAACCCGAACGTGTTGCGTGCCTGCGGGATCGACCCCGACGTGTACAGCGGGTTCGCGTTCGGTATGGGTCTCGAACGCACGCTGCAGTTCCGGAACGGCATCCCGGACATGCGCGACATCGTCGAGGGTGACGTGCGGTTCACGCTGCCCTTCGGCGTCCAGGGCTGAGCGCGATCGCGCCGCATCCGTCCACAGTCACGACATTTCACGAACGAGAGAGCTGAGTAGACGTGCGAGTAGCGCAATCCTGGCTGACCGAGATTCTGCAGCGTGCCACCCCGGGGTGGGGCGTCACCGCGGAGGAGTTGGACGCGGGCTTCGTCCGCGTCGGTCTCGAGGTGGAGGAGGTCGATCGCCTCGAGGCCGTCGACGGCCCGCTCGTCGTCGGCAAGGTTGTCGAGATCACCGAGCTCACCGAGTTCAAGAAGCCCATCCGCTTCTGCAAAGTCGACGTCGGTCGGCCGGAACCGCAGGGCATCGTGTGCGGTGCCCGTAACTTCGCGGAGGGCGATCTGGTGATCGTCGCACTTCCGGGCGCAGTGCTTCCAGGCGGCTTCGCGATTGCGTCCCGCAAGACGTACGGCCAGGTATCCGACGGAATGATCTGCTCGGTGGCCGAACTCGGCATCGGCAAGGACCACTCGGGAATTCTGGTACTCGAGCCGGGGGCCGCGGCTCCGGGTACCGACGCGAATGCTCTGCTGGGTCTGGACGACACCATCATCGAGCTGAACATCACGCCGGACCGTGGTTACTGCTTCTCGGTGCGCGGGCTGACCCGTGAACTCGCGTGTGGGTTCGATCTCGAGTACCTCGACCCTGCGGTGGTGCCTGCACATCCCGCCGAGGGCGAGGCATGGCCCGTGCGCGTCGACCCCGACACGCAGGCCACCCGGTTTGCCGCACGGCGGGTCACGGGTATCGATCCGGCGGCAGCCAGCCCGTGGTGGCTGCAGCGGCGCCTGCTGCTGTCGGGGGTCCGGCCTATTTCGCCGGCCGTCGACGTCACCAACTACGTGTTACTCGAGTTGGGTCAGCCACTGCATGCGTTCGATGCCGCAAAGATCAGCGGCGACCTCGTGGTGCGCCGAGCGGTGGACGGCGAGAAATTGACCACCCTGGACGAGGTCGAGCGGGTCCTCGACCCCGAGGACGTCGTGATCGCCGACGACTCCGGCGTCATCTCGCTCGCCGGTGTCATGGGTGGAGCGACCACCGAGGTCAACTCCGCGAGCACCGACATCCTCCTCGAAGCGGCCACCTGGAATCCGCTTGCGGTGTTCAA comes from Rhodococcus oxybenzonivorans and encodes:
- the infC gene encoding translation initiation factor IF-3, which encodes MSTETRINDRIRVPEVRLVGPGGEQVGIVRVEDALRLALEADLDLVEVAPDARPPVCKIMDYGKFKYEAAQKARESRKNQQLTVIKEQKLRPKIDDHDYETKKRNVVRFLEAGSKVKVTIMFRGREQSRPELGFRLLQRLGADVADLGFVETSAKQDGRNMTMVLAPHKGAKTRVKAQESAAAPPAQRAVPAPAEQAPSEPAGGSTPGEAPTS
- the pheS gene encoding phenylalanine--tRNA ligase subunit alpha, with the translated sequence MAKKEGAASPEVDASALTEEALTAAVENAEKAFSAAANLDDLAKAKVDHMGDKSPIALARRGLGALPGKEKADAGKRVNVARTRISVAFDDRRAVLLAERDAAVLVAEAIDVTLPSQRQPVGARHPISIISEQVADVFVGMGWEVAEGPEVETEHFNFDALNFLPDHPARTMQDTFHIAPEGSRQVLRTHTSPVQVRTMLSRELPIYVVCPGRTFRTDELDATHTPVFNQVEGLAVDKGLTMAHLRGTLDAFARALFGSDTRTRMRPNYFPFTEPSAEVDVWFPNKKGGAGWVEWGGCGMVNPNVLRACGIDPDVYSGFAFGMGLERTLQFRNGIPDMRDIVEGDVRFTLPFGVQG
- a CDS encoding DUF1844 domain-containing protein, whose protein sequence is MTQNSDDALTGGGLNDNGDQNTEVRELAEVPAVEVISRAAVMLMSSAAEKLGLSDPDPESSPHLDLDEARRVITALAGLVTASIEYLGPHAGPIREGLQALQRAFREASSHPDEPGKGPGEKYTGPVY
- the rplT gene encoding 50S ribosomal protein L20 produces the protein MARVKRAVNAQKKRRSILEASSGYRGQRSRLYRKAKEQQLHSLTYAYRDRRARKGDFRKLWITRINAAARANDITYNRLIQGLRLAEIEVDRKNLAELAVSDAAAFAGLVALAKAALPADVNAPAGEAA
- the rpmI gene encoding 50S ribosomal protein L35 is translated as MPKSKTHSGTAKRFKVSGTGKILRQKAGRRHLLEHKPTKVTRRLDGTAVVSKADTPRIKRLLDI
- a CDS encoding TrmH family RNA methyltransferase, with the protein product MDPLTERTPRVVSAVKLLRTAERRKAGRFLVEGENAVGEALGTRAVHDLFYTEGALQRYAELIGRAETIGVRTSLVTDRAVRGLSDTVTPPGLVAVCDLLDVPLPEAVGPGTRLLAVPVAVAEPGNAGTVIRVADAVGADAAILAGDSVDPHNGKCVRASAGSLFHLPLVRERNTALVLDAISAAGIQLLATAADGEVDLDDADDLLSRPTAWLFGNEAHGLDVNVAARADHRVRIPIHGRAESLNLATAAAICLYSSARVQNRTRTDS